The Pseudofrankia sp. DC12 region GGGCCCAGCCGCGCCTGACCGTGGTCAGCGGCGGGACCGCCTGCGCGGCGCAAGAGGCCAGCCAGGCGAAGCCCGAGGCGGCGGCTAGGCCGGGAACGGCGCCCGCGGGACCGGCGCGGGCGGGAACGGCTGGCCCGACAGCGAGGCCAACGCGTGGACGAGCGCCTGGGTGCCGTCCCGGCCACGATCCTGGGCCTGCAGCGCGACGTACAGCTGGTGCGCGAGTGCCAGTCCCGGCAGGGCGAGACGGGCACGGCGCGCCTCGGCCAGGGCGATGCCCAGGTCCTTGACCATGTGGTCGACGTAGAAGCCGGGGGCGAAGTTGCCCGCGATCACCCGCGGCGCGAGGTTGGTCAGCGACCAGCTGCCGGCGGCCCCGCCGCTCACCGAGGCGAGCACCTGCTCCACGTCCAGGCCGTTGCGGTAGGCGTAGAGCAGCGCCTCACTGATCGAGACCATGGTGGAGGCGATCAGGATCTGGTTGACCATCTTGGTGTGCTGGCCAGCGCCCGGACCGCCCTGGCGCACGATTGCCCGGCCCATCGCCTCCAGGCAGGGGCGCACGGCCTCGAGCGCCTCGGGGGCGCCGCCCACCATGATCGATAGGGTGCCGTCGCGGGCGCCGACGTCGCCGCCGGAGACCGGGGCGTCGAGCGCCAGCACGCCGCGTTCGGCCGCCGCGGTGGCGATCTCGACGGCCAGCGCCGGCTCGCTCGTCGTCATGTCGACCAGCACGGTGGCGGGGCGGGCCGTCGCCAGCGCGCCGTCCGGGCCGAGCAGCACCTCGCGCACGTCCGCGGGGAACCCGACCATCGAGAAGACGATGTCGGCGTCGGCGGCGAGCTCGGCGGGGGTGTCCGCCCAGCTCGCACCCGCGTCGAGCAGCTGCTTGGCCCGGTCTCTCGTCCGGGTGGCGACCGTCAACGGGTAGCCGGCGCTCAGCAGGTGGCCGGCCATCGCGGCACCCATGACGCCCGTACCGATCCAGCCGACGCGGGTCGTCCCCGGCGTCGCGGTGGGCGGTCCGGCGGGCGAGGGGTTCTGCTCGCCGCCGGCGGGCTGCGTGGCTGGCATTGCGAGAGAGTCAGACACGTTGTAACACTAGCCGTCAGTTGTTCCGGCGGCGCGAGTGAATGCATACTCAGTAATGCTGCCTTCTGAGGGGACGTCGACATGCGTGACGCGGTGATCGTCGAGGCGGTTCGGACGCCGGTCGGTAAGCGCAACGGCGGGTTGTCGGGGGTGCATCCGATGGACCTGTCGTCGCACGTCCTGGAGACCCTGGTGGCGCGGGCGGGCGTCGACCCGGCGCTGGTGGAGGACGTCATCTGGGGCTGCGTCGGCCAGGTCGGCGAGCAGACCTTCGACATCGCGCGGAACGCGGCGCTCGGCGCCGGTTTCCCGGAGTCCGTGACGGGCGTGACCGTCGACCGGCAGTGCGGCTCCTCGCAGCAGGCGGTTCACTTCGCCGCCGCAGGCGTGGTCGCCGGCCAGTACGACGTCGTCATCGCCGGTGGTGTCGAGTCGATGTCCCGGGTGCCGATGGGCACGTCGCTGATGGGCAAGATCCCGTTTGGCGACCGGTACCTCGCGCGTTACCACAACGTGTTCCCGGACCAGGGCATCGGCGCGGAGATGATCGCCGCGAAGTGGGGCTTCTCCCGCACGCAATGCGACGAGTTCGCGCTCGGCTCGCACGAGAAGGCCGCGGCGGCCCAGGACGACGGCCGGTTCGACGCGCAGATCGCCGGTGTCACCCTGGCTGACGGCACGGTCATCACCAGGGACGAGGGCATCCGCC contains the following coding sequences:
- a CDS encoding NAD(P)-dependent oxidoreductase; its protein translation is MPATQPAGGEQNPSPAGPPTATPGTTRVGWIGTGVMGAAMAGHLLSAGYPLTVATRTRDRAKQLLDAGASWADTPAELAADADIVFSMVGFPADVREVLLGPDGALATARPATVLVDMTTSEPALAVEIATAAAERGVLALDAPVSGGDVGARDGTLSIMVGGAPEALEAVRPCLEAMGRAIVRQGGPGAGQHTKMVNQILIASTMVSISEALLYAYRNGLDVEQVLASVSGGAAGSWSLTNLAPRVIAGNFAPGFYVDHMVKDLGIALAEARRARLALPGLALAHQLYVALQAQDRGRDGTQALVHALASLSGQPFPPAPVPRAPFPA
- a CDS encoding thiolase family protein — protein: MRDAVIVEAVRTPVGKRNGGLSGVHPMDLSSHVLETLVARAGVDPALVEDVIWGCVGQVGEQTFDIARNAALGAGFPESVTGVTVDRQCGSSQQAVHFAAAGVVAGQYDVVIAGGVESMSRVPMGTSLMGKIPFGDRYLARYHNVFPDQGIGAEMIAAKWGFSRTQCDEFALGSHEKAAAAQDDGRFDAQIAGVTLADGTVITRDEGIRRGGTVEGLANLKTVFRKAEDGGVITAANSSQISDGSAALLITTSEKAAELGLTPLARIHTAVLAGSDPVMMLTAPIPATQKVLARSGLKLDDIGAFEVNEAFAPVPLAWLADIGADAKALNPLGGAIALGHPLGGSGARIMTTLVNHMRDNGIRYGLQAMCEGGGQANATILELL